The following are encoded in a window of Castanea sativa cultivar Marrone di Chiusa Pesio chromosome 9, ASM4071231v1 genomic DNA:
- the LOC142609497 gene encoding uncharacterized protein LOC142609497 — protein sequence MTTTKYSLVLLLGVVLLSTASLADHHKSPKHEHKPPKGEKPPPKHKPPTSLNKEEKPLPEHKPPTPGKGEKPPPHIGKPPPKGEKTPPKHKPPTPLDKEEKPFPEHKPPKGKGEKPPPEHKPPHDHHLGHLLLESSSIDGKVPPKGAKPPPKHKPPTSVEEGEKKPFPEHKPPKGKGEKPPPEHKPPHDHHPGHLLLESSSIDGKVPPKGAKPPPKHKPPTSVEEGEKKPFPEHKPPKGKGEKPPPEHKPPHDHHPEDHKDSQRPPRKNLKPPTAEKKPPSPSH from the coding sequence ATGACTACTACCAAATACAGCCTTGTGTTGCTCCTTGGAGTGGTGCTTCTGAGCACTGCCTCACTGGCTGACCACCATAAGTCTCCCAAACATGAGCACAAACCTCCTAAGGGAGAAAAGCCACCCCCAAAACACAAGCCACCAACCTCACTCAATAAGGAAGAGAAGCCATTGCCAGAACACAAACCACCAACCCCAGGTAAGGGAGAGAAGCCACCACCACATATTGGCAAACCTCCTCCAAAGGGAGAAAAGACACCACCAAAACACAAGCCACCAACCCCACTTGACAAGGAAGAGAAACCATTCCCAGAACACAAGCCACCAAAGGGTAAAGGAGAGAAGCCACCACCAGAGCACAAGCCACCACATGATCATCACCTTGGACACCTTCTATTGGAGTCATCTTCCATTGATGGTAAAGTTCCTCCCAAGGGAGCAAAGccaccaccaaaacacaaaccaCCAACCTCAGttgaagagggagagaagaaacCATTCCCAGAACACAAGCCACCAAAGGGTAAAGGAGAGAAGCCACCACCAGAGCACAAGCCACCACATGATCATCACCCTGGACACCTTCTATTGGAGTCATCTTCCATTGATGGTAAAGTTCCTCCCAAGGGAGCAAAGccaccaccaaaacacaaaccaCCAACCTCAGttgaagagggagagaagaaacCATTCCCAGAACACAAGCCACCAAAGGGTAAAGGAGAGAAGCCACCACCGGAGCACAAGCCACCACATGATCATCACCCAGAAGATCATAAAGACTCGCAAAGGCCACCCCGAAAGAACTTGAAGCCTCCAACTGCTGAAAAGAAGCCACCAAGTCCTTCTCACTAG